Proteins from a genomic interval of Paenibacillus sp. FSL R5-0623:
- a CDS encoding sigma-70 family RNA polymerase sigma factor: MTDSQLIREIKEGNLELYSELMSRYQRKILAFVYHMLKSSNMELLAEDLCSETFYKAFRSLHSFREVDASFSTWLYTIARNTVLSELRKQRSGNVPLEESGIVPVAPSENTPEYAVLRSERVMLVRDAINNLPEKQRSAIILREYDQLDYQEIANILGQSVSSVKSLLFRARSSVKTQLEPYFFEPVYEPYEGMKNR; the protein is encoded by the coding sequence ATGACGGATTCCCAGTTGATTCGAGAGATCAAGGAAGGTAACCTGGAGTTATATTCCGAGCTGATGAGTCGTTATCAGCGTAAAATACTGGCTTTCGTATATCATATGTTGAAAAGTTCCAATATGGAGCTGCTTGCGGAAGATCTCTGTTCTGAGACTTTCTATAAGGCGTTCCGCAGTCTGCACTCTTTCCGTGAGGTGGATGCCTCATTCTCAACCTGGTTATATACCATTGCGAGAAATACGGTACTGAGTGAGCTTCGCAAACAGCGCAGCGGAAATGTCCCACTTGAAGAGAGCGGGATTGTTCCCGTTGCTCCTTCGGAGAATACACCGGAGTATGCTGTACTACGTAGCGAGCGGGTGATGCTGGTTAGGGATGCGATTAACAATTTGCCGGAGAAGCAACGTTCTGCGATTATACTCCGCGAGTATGATCAACTAGACTACCAAGAGATTGCGAATATTCTTGGGCAGAGCGTCAGTTCTGTGAAATCGCTATTATTCAGAGCAAGATCAAGCGTAAAAACTCAATTGGAACCTTATTTCTTCGAACCGGTGTACGAGCCATATGAAGGGATGAAGAACCGATGA